ATAATGTCCGCAGGCATAAGAAATATGACTTTATGAATCAAGTTCTATGTTTTAGAGCGTTTCCAAACTGATCCGATGCCGGGGTGCCTCAGATGAATTCCATGAATACGAACTACTCCATCCGCGATGAAATCCGCGATTTCTGGTCGGAACGGGCGGCGACCTTCGACCAGAGCGTCGGCCATGAAATCTTTTCGGAAGCGGAGCGGAAAGGCTGGCAGCGGCTGATCAGAAAACATCTGGGCGAGGGGCAGGGGCGCGCGGCACTCGATCTCGCCTGCGGCACCGCCGTAATCTCGCATCTTATGCATGATGTCGGCTTTGCGGTCACCGGCCTCGACTGGTCGGATGCGATGCTGGCGCAGGCGCGCGCCAAGGCGAAGAAGCGCGGCACCGATATCCGTTTCGTTTCCGGCGATGCTGAAAACACCATGGAGCCCAAGGACAGCTACGACGTCATCACCAACCGCCATCTCGTCTGGACGCTGGTCGACCCGGCTTCGGCGTTTAAGGAATGGTTCTCGGTATTGAAACCGGGCGGCAAGGTGCTGATCCTCGACGGCAATATGGGCAAGGAAACCTGGGTCAAGGGCCTGCAGAAGCTCTGGACGAAGGTGACCGGCAAACCGCCGGCGAGCCACATGTCGCCGGAGATGATGGCGCGGCACCAGAAGATCCGCTCACGCGTGCATTTCTCCAACCAGATGCCAGCCGAAGCAGTCGTCGACCTTCTGCGCCAAGCCGGTTTTACGGATATTGTCGTCGACCGCAAACTCGCCGACATCCATTGGGCGCAGGCGCGCAAGATGCCGTTCCTGCGCGGGTTGGAGCGCATGGTGCAGGATCGGTTTGCGATTTGTGCGCGTAAGCCTGGGTGATGGGTTGGCGCGGCGGTGCCACTTGCTCCCCCTTCTACCCAGCGGGGAGAAGATGCCCGTAGGGCAGATGAGGGGGTGAGCGGCGAAGCCGCGAATGCGCTGAGCGCAAGCGAAGGGCAATGAATGGCGTGCCGTGAGGCCCCCTCATCCGACCCCTCGGGCCACCTTCTCCCCGCTGGGGAGAAGAGAAGAGGGAGTTTGCCGCACCGTATCCCGGCCCTTCGCTTGGGCTCAGGGCGTTCGACGCTGCGATCGATTCACTGGATCGATCGCTTCCGCCTTGCGGGACCGCGCCTCACCCGCCAGTGACACTCATATGTCTCGCCACAGCCGGACGATTATGCGTGCGGTCGATGATGAAGTC
The nucleotide sequence above comes from Rhizobium indicum. Encoded proteins:
- a CDS encoding class I SAM-dependent methyltransferase, translating into MNSMNTNYSIRDEIRDFWSERAATFDQSVGHEIFSEAERKGWQRLIRKHLGEGQGRAALDLACGTAVISHLMHDVGFAVTGLDWSDAMLAQARAKAKKRGTDIRFVSGDAENTMEPKDSYDVITNRHLVWTLVDPASAFKEWFSVLKPGGKVLILDGNMGKETWVKGLQKLWTKVTGKPPASHMSPEMMARHQKIRSRVHFSNQMPAEAVVDLLRQAGFTDIVVDRKLADIHWAQARKMPFLRGLERMVQDRFAICARKPG